The Streptomyces cynarae genome contains a region encoding:
- a CDS encoding threonine synthase, which translates to MTPLPDCYCPADGTRVAAESLAWCCPVCCGPLDLDFAPTPAPLKSLGGRVNSLWRYAETLPLAGPSVSLGEGRTPLVELTDGISAKLDFLMPTLSFKDRGAVLLAELALRLKPRQVIADSSGNAGTSIAAYCARAALPCTVYVPEGTSAKKLEQMEAHGARVVPVEGGREAAARVARDAADEPGVFYASHVFNPYFLHGTKTYVHELWEDLGGRLPDALVLPVGNGTLLLGASLAIAELYGAGLLDRRPVLYAVQAAAVAPLARAWEEGAEDVVDITPAGPTSAEGIAIPRPPRARQILRAVRDSGGTFLTVTEDQIRHAQLDLASRGLYVESTGVACWGAVREGALGSRSAVVPLCGAGLKTGLAGP; encoded by the coding sequence ATGACACCTTTGCCGGACTGTTACTGCCCGGCGGACGGCACCCGGGTGGCCGCGGAGTCGCTCGCCTGGTGCTGCCCCGTCTGCTGCGGCCCGCTGGACCTGGACTTCGCGCCCACGCCCGCCCCGTTGAAGTCCCTCGGCGGCCGGGTGAACTCGCTGTGGCGGTACGCGGAGACGCTGCCGCTCGCGGGGCCCTCGGTCTCTCTCGGCGAGGGCCGCACCCCGCTCGTGGAGCTGACCGACGGCATCTCGGCGAAGCTCGACTTCCTGATGCCGACGCTGTCCTTCAAGGACCGCGGCGCGGTGCTGCTCGCCGAACTCGCGCTGCGCCTGAAGCCCCGGCAGGTGATCGCCGACAGCAGCGGCAACGCGGGCACGTCGATCGCCGCGTACTGCGCCCGGGCCGCGCTGCCGTGCACGGTGTACGTCCCCGAGGGCACCTCGGCCAAGAAGCTGGAGCAGATGGAGGCGCACGGGGCGCGGGTGGTGCCGGTCGAGGGCGGGCGTGAGGCGGCGGCACGGGTGGCGCGCGACGCGGCGGACGAGCCGGGGGTGTTCTACGCGTCGCACGTCTTCAACCCCTACTTCCTGCACGGCACGAAGACGTACGTCCACGAACTGTGGGAGGACCTCGGCGGGCGGCTCCCGGACGCCCTCGTGCTCCCCGTCGGCAACGGCACGCTGCTGCTGGGCGCCTCCCTCGCGATCGCGGAGCTGTACGGGGCGGGGCTGCTCGACCGCCGCCCGGTGCTGTACGCGGTGCAGGCGGCGGCGGTCGCCCCGCTGGCACGCGCATGGGAGGAGGGCGCCGAGGACGTGGTGGACATCACTCCCGCGGGGCCGACGTCCGCCGAGGGGATCGCGATCCCGCGGCCGCCCCGGGCCCGCCAGATCCTGCGCGCGGTACGCGACTCGGGCGGCACGTTCCTGACGGTGACCGAGGACCAGATCCGCCACGCCCAACTCGACCTGGCGTCCCGGGGCCTGTACGTGGAGTCGACGGGCGTGGCCTGCTGGGGGGCCGTACGGGAGGGTGCCCTCGGGTCCCGCAGTGCGGTGGTGCCGCTGTGCGGGGCGGGGCTGAAGACGGGGCTGGCCGGCCCCTGA
- a CDS encoding GntR family transcriptional regulator, which translates to MTFGEQPAYLRVAGDLRKKIVDGLLPPHTRLPSQARIREEYGVSDTVALEARKVLMAEGLVEGRSGSGTYVRERPDPRRIARSGFRPESGATPFRQEQADASARGTWESHSEQTAASGEIAERLAVRPGDRVMCTKYVFRDAGEAMMLSTSWEPLALTGRTPVMLPEEGPLGGMGVVERMAAIDVIVDNVTEEVGARPGLAEELLALGGVPGHVVLVIQRTFYASGRPVETADVVVPADRYRVAYHLPVK; encoded by the coding sequence GTGACTTTCGGTGAGCAGCCGGCGTATCTGCGTGTCGCGGGTGATCTGCGCAAGAAGATCGTCGACGGTCTGCTGCCACCGCACACCCGGCTGCCGTCCCAGGCCCGCATCCGCGAGGAGTACGGCGTCTCGGACACGGTCGCCCTGGAGGCGCGCAAGGTGCTGATGGCCGAGGGGCTGGTGGAGGGCCGCTCCGGGTCGGGCACCTACGTCCGGGAGCGGCCGGATCCGCGGCGCATCGCCCGCTCCGGGTTCCGGCCGGAGAGCGGCGCGACCCCGTTCCGCCAGGAGCAGGCGGACGCCTCCGCGCGCGGGACCTGGGAATCGCACAGCGAGCAGACGGCGGCGAGCGGCGAGATCGCCGAGCGGCTCGCCGTCCGACCGGGTGACCGGGTGATGTGCACGAAGTACGTGTTCCGGGACGCGGGCGAGGCGATGATGCTGTCCACGTCCTGGGAGCCGCTCGCGCTGACGGGGCGCACCCCGGTGATGCTGCCCGAGGAGGGTCCGCTCGGCGGCATGGGGGTCGTGGAGCGGATGGCCGCCATCGACGTGATCGTGGACAACGTCACGGAGGAGGTCGGCGCCCGCCCCGGCCTCGCGGAGGAGCTCCTGGCCCTGGGCGGCGTCCCCGGCCATGTGGTCCTGGTCATCCAGCGGACGTTCTACGCCTCGGGCCGCCCGGTCGAGACGGCGGA